A genomic stretch from Candidatus Vicinibacter proximus includes:
- a CDS encoding DUF4292 domain-containing protein — MKDNFLFAASAIMLTLFSCSTTKRKSSESGYIHPPININKLTEELKLRQDYLYLTLKGNMEFENQDISTSAQVTLQSKKDSLIILSLRKLGFEVARALIQPDSIIIIDRINQSWVKLDTKVWSEKLNIPIDFYGIQNILISGIHLPVGPEYTTQQKRDTLLVDGVAENYSLQSSLLSNEYAPLNTSFHQSGKHAQMIIKELSKSGHFLIPVNLQLTYDEDNSEIQYVKLKWSEIHTRKIESFKFTIPASYTNETR; from the coding sequence TTGAAAGATAATTTTCTATTTGCAGCTTCAGCGATAATGTTAACCCTGTTTTCTTGCAGTACAACAAAAAGAAAATCATCTGAATCCGGTTACATTCACCCCCCCATTAATATTAATAAATTAACCGAAGAATTAAAACTCAGACAGGATTATCTATACCTCACACTCAAGGGGAACATGGAATTCGAAAACCAGGATATCAGCACTTCTGCTCAAGTCACCCTGCAAAGTAAAAAAGATAGCCTTATTATACTTAGCCTGCGCAAATTAGGTTTTGAGGTTGCCCGTGCGCTTATTCAGCCGGACAGCATTATTATCATAGATCGAATTAACCAGAGTTGGGTAAAATTGGACACTAAAGTTTGGAGTGAAAAATTAAATATACCAATTGATTTTTATGGCATTCAAAATATACTTATTTCTGGAATTCATCTGCCTGTTGGTCCCGAATATACCACCCAACAAAAAAGGGATACATTATTGGTTGACGGAGTAGCTGAAAACTATTCTTTACAGTCATCTTTGCTTTCTAATGAATATGCTCCATTAAATACTTCATTTCATCAATCGGGTAAACATGCGCAGATGATTATTAAGGAGTTGTCAAAATCTGGCCACTTTTTAATTCCAGTCAACCTTCAATTGACCTATGATGAAGACAATTCTGAAATTCAATATGTAAAATTAAAATGGAGTGAAATACACACCAGAAAAATAGAAAGTTTTAAATTTACCATTCCGGCAAGTTACACCAACGAAACAAGGTAG
- a CDS encoding peptidoglycan DD-metalloendopeptidase family protein, with amino-acid sequence MNNFKFRYVLPLMVFWFSCPWNYSNSLQAQTASERRNYLSKQIQKTEEILLQSEKEKMTAFKNMQIQITQIANRNELIENTAKELEKLDQSLTKLKSEHHENLNRLEILKEEYFKSLRRKWMQRNTVKANYLFAPHSELNAIIKSWVWYDQLDRERKEKYTQFKKSQELVLEKQNEILKQINIQKELLHSKETEKNKLAEDLKKQQIMISENQTKKQEWLTLIKKYQKEMSKIESIVSSGIKENNLDLSKNKNISTSLKSDWRFPLKEGIVVSTFGTQNDPNNRAVKIKNNGVDIQSKNSFVSAVNNAEVLQIRQLANGTYLVLCKEGNFYQVYSNLDKVLVRAGETLAKGNHIGQCKATPQGRHELHFEVWKGKTPQNPMKFLLTD; translated from the coding sequence ATGAATAATTTCAAATTTCGATACGTACTGCCTTTGATGGTTTTTTGGTTTTCATGCCCATGGAACTATAGTAACTCTCTACAAGCACAGACAGCTTCGGAAAGAAGAAATTACCTATCCAAACAAATCCAAAAGACAGAAGAAATTTTATTGCAGTCAGAAAAAGAAAAAATGACTGCTTTTAAAAATATGCAGATCCAGATTACACAGATTGCCAACAGGAATGAGCTCATTGAAAATACAGCCAAAGAATTAGAAAAACTGGACCAAAGTCTTACCAAATTAAAATCAGAACATCACGAAAATTTGAATAGACTGGAAATATTAAAAGAAGAGTACTTTAAGAGCCTTCGCAGAAAATGGATGCAGAGAAATACGGTAAAGGCAAATTATTTATTTGCACCTCATTCAGAATTAAATGCCATCATAAAGTCATGGGTCTGGTATGACCAATTGGATAGAGAAAGAAAAGAAAAATATACTCAATTTAAAAAATCACAGGAACTTGTTTTGGAAAAACAAAATGAAATACTCAAGCAAATAAATATTCAAAAAGAATTGCTTCATTCAAAAGAAACAGAGAAAAATAAACTGGCCGAAGACTTGAAGAAGCAACAAATTATGATTTCGGAAAACCAAACTAAAAAACAAGAATGGCTGACCTTAATCAAAAAGTATCAAAAAGAAATGAGCAAAATTGAATCCATTGTCAGCAGTGGAATTAAAGAAAACAACCTAGATCTTTCAAAAAATAAAAATATTTCAACTTCTTTAAAATCAGATTGGCGATTCCCTTTAAAAGAGGGAATTGTAGTATCCACCTTTGGCACCCAAAATGATCCTAATAATCGAGCAGTCAAAATAAAAAACAACGGCGTAGATATCCAATCCAAAAACTCTTTTGTTTCTGCCGTCAATAATGCAGAAGTATTACAAATACGTCAACTTGCTAACGGGACTTACTTGGTTTTATGTAAAGAAGGAAACTTCTATCAGGTATATTCTAACTTAGACAAGGTCCTTGTCAGGGCTGGAGAAACCCTTGCAAAAGGAAACCACATAGGTCAATGTAAAGCTACCCCACAGGGAAGGCATGAATTACATTTTGAAGTTTGGAAAGGAAAAACGCCACAGAATCCAATGAAATTTCTGCTAACGGATTAA